One part of the Sulfolobus tengchongensis genome encodes these proteins:
- a CDS encoding tetratricopeptide repeat protein produces MERIVKLEEQVRKEKNKQKRLILYNILIQEYYNLYKRYKNPEFLDKALGLIDEIGEKNSSTLNILGLIYIEKKEYNKAISIFNELLDSHKLSTDDKDIILYNLALAYFGKGELKNAYNILKSLTLTSKGEINTLSRKLLAKVCLKLGESNITYVNEAKEILESLDMPSEDLAVAYAVLAKHNNDKYFLEKAKKIATMLGNERLLADILSISDNEEDLKEAIRLYAKIGDYKNQLKPLYKLSRSDQSIFTEILDRLKNIEDSKDKLEILYDIYRRTNLIYFLKEAIKTAEKIEDYLFLARAYVELANYEDEASNLKKAVLFYEKYIQSKQ; encoded by the coding sequence ATGGAAAGAATAGTAAAATTAGAGGAACAAGTTAGGAAGGAGAAAAACAAACAAAAAAGGCTAATTTTGTACAACATACTCATCCAAGAGTATTATAATCTATATAAGAGATACAAGAATCCGGAATTTTTAGATAAGGCTCTAGGTTTAATAGATGAGATTGGTGAAAAGAACTCCTCAACACTTAATATTTTAGGATTGATCTACATCGAGAAGAAGGAGTATAATAAGGCTATTTCAATCTTTAATGAATTACTTGATAGCCATAAACTTTCAACTGACGATAAGGACATCATTTTGTATAATCTTGCATTAGCGTATTTCGGAAAAGGCGAGTTAAAAAATGCATATAACATTCTAAAAAGTCTCACCTTAACTTCTAAAGGAGAGATAAATACATTGAGTAGGAAGCTATTGGCTAAAGTCTGTCTAAAATTAGGAGAATCTAACATTACCTATGTAAATGAAGCTAAGGAAATATTAGAAAGTCTTGACATGCCATCAGAAGATTTAGCAGTAGCTTACGCTGTATTAGCTAAACACAATAATGATAAATATTTTTTAGAAAAAGCAAAAAAGATTGCAACAATGTTAGGAAATGAAAGACTATTGGCGGATATTTTATCTATTTCAGATAATGAGGAGGATTTGAAAGAAGCCATCAGACTCTATGCAAAAATAGGTGATTATAAAAATCAATTGAAACCACTATATAAATTATCACGTAGTGATCAATCTATTTTCACTGAGATCCTAGATAGATTAAAGAATATAGAAGATAGTAAAGATAAACTAGAGATTCTTTACGATATTTACAGAAGAACTAACCTAATATATTTCCTTAAAGAGGCTATAAAAACTGCAGAAAAAATAGAGGATTATTTATTTTTAGCGAGAGCTTATGTAGAATTAGCAAATTATGAGGATGAGGCTTCAAATTTGAAGAAAGCCGTCTTATTTTACGAAAAATACATACAGAGTAAACAGTGA
- a CDS encoding AbrB/MazE/SpoVT family DNA-binding domain-containing protein, with product MPVEEVVKVSRNYQVTIPAKVRQKFQIKEGDLVKVIYDENEGVVKIQVLKS from the coding sequence ATGCCAGTTGAAGAAGTTGTAAAGGTTTCTCGTAACTATCAAGTAACAATACCTGCAAAGGTTAGGCAAAAGTTCCAAATCAAAGAAGGAGATTTAGTAAAAGTAATTTATGACGAAAATGAAGGAGTTGTGAAGATTCAAGTTCTAAAAAGTTAA
- a CDS encoding nucleoside hydrolase, which translates to MRHFIIDCDTAEDDILSLYLLLKNNIDVVGVTIVEGNIPFEQEVKNALWALEQINRDIPVYPGSKRPLIKNFMTVEKVHGKGGIGDILVEPKRFNAQGKHASLAIIDLAEKYKGELEFLAISPLTNLALAYLLDNSIVRKIKRVWIMGGSIFSIGNITPVAEFNIWVDPDAAKIVFDAGFNITLVPWDVIINYPVTDEEWNLIKNMRTKMSELYIMMYSHYRQYSSNIQKINGHPHPDAITTAIAIDERIATRKEKRFVAIDNTDGITRGMTLVDRFDADTRWSDKPNAEVVYEIDKKKFMEKIIDLLNWF; encoded by the coding sequence ATGAGACATTTTATAATAGACTGTGATACTGCAGAAGATGACATATTAAGTTTGTATCTTCTTTTAAAAAATAATATTGACGTAGTTGGAGTAACTATTGTAGAAGGAAATATACCTTTTGAACAAGAAGTAAAGAACGCATTATGGGCATTGGAGCAAATTAATCGTGATATTCCGGTATATCCGGGATCTAAGAGACCGCTAATTAAGAACTTTATGACAGTGGAAAAAGTTCATGGAAAAGGCGGGATAGGTGATATATTAGTAGAACCCAAGAGGTTCAATGCCCAAGGAAAGCACGCTTCATTAGCCATAATAGATTTAGCAGAGAAATATAAAGGAGAGTTAGAATTTCTTGCAATATCACCTTTAACTAATTTAGCACTCGCCTATTTGTTGGATAACTCAATAGTAAGGAAAATAAAAAGAGTTTGGATAATGGGTGGCTCAATTTTCAGCATAGGAAATATTACACCAGTAGCTGAGTTTAATATATGGGTTGACCCAGATGCGGCTAAGATAGTATTTGATGCTGGTTTCAATATTACCTTAGTACCCTGGGATGTTATAATTAATTACCCAGTAACCGATGAAGAATGGAACTTGATTAAGAATATGAGGACCAAAATGAGCGAGCTTTACATCATGATGTATTCACATTATCGACAATACTCATCAAATATACAGAAGATCAATGGCCATCCACATCCAGACGCCATAACTACTGCAATAGCAATTGATGAGAGAATTGCAACAAGGAAGGAGAAGAGATTTGTAGCGATTGATAATACTGATGGAATTACAAGAGGCATGACATTAGTTGATAGGTTTGATGCAGATACTAGGTGGTCGGATAAGCCAAATGCTGAAGTAGTATATGAAATAGATAAAAAGAAATTTATGGAAAAAATAATTGACTTGTTAAATTGGTTTTAA